One segment of Pristis pectinata isolate sPriPec2 chromosome 3, sPriPec2.1.pri, whole genome shotgun sequence DNA contains the following:
- the LOC127568161 gene encoding uncharacterized protein LOC127568161 — protein MQEVTLVQGIASAAVEQELKPVAAPEGDRQPLPLAECQGVDESMTATTVSKDGALLVEEVSPEKVEIVREQTLEAEETEVVREQSVKIVEEGDQEELRAMVSVTEKVGAEQIAECRKTEVVPAHAASKDEAVMERVGATISEVAQQVGVERVEAAAVEDTEDVSEVGAEKALAERTEDAGVPEIPVEQSVETRVKVEQSVTEAVSIEETGQISPPAGVSQVETSEEHVEVTPAVSVTEVLPGEGAVKTIAVELTKVESCVEPSRITSAVGVTEVVCGEEITQITPVGITEVVLGEEPIEIIPVVGVAEAVCSEETTEITPVGVIEAVLGEEPIEISPKVDVTEVMCRGIGEISPGEATEMVRSEETTELAPVGVTEAVLRQEPTEITPAAGVTGAICSEETTELTPVRVAEALLGKDPIEIIPAAGVTETLVGEETIELTPVGVTEALLGEEPIEIPVGVTEVVCSEETTEITPVGVTEAVLGEEPIEITPAVEVTEVTCRGIEIAPEGATAAVCGEKTTEITPVEVMEIISGEQPAGRSPLGVTEVVPGKEPIDVAPPVGVTEVVCGKETTEITPAVVLESLPSEEPMRITPTVGMTEAVCGEETTELAPLGVTKVIPSEEAFGITHVTVTKVLSEETVKVSSVDLSEALPGEEQIAVTPVGVTEVCGEDSIEVAAVVHSEVADAASAEAGVEESKSEREGEAPRQGANEEDVQKVMDSEAAQEQLTPVEIIQQDMGAEIVETAMDEAVCEELVESPKGQRTQEALADSLGLVTQILQSTTTEGPSKETNETTTTKVAGTEVKSETVCDELEGMKSVQPAAEETDTTLATVSRDQGEISPGEHPEKSLTEAAETQAGEASAAKQVETGATCVTSELLSATSEGTTLEQALDVVEPAEEVECKLASEERDKPAPDESIEKISLKAGELGRGDQPAVTSQVQSVSVPKPCQHIEGAAELQSDVELKSSSSDSLVKEQPLSLSDPQTPVGFSKEKCEVDAETICPTLESAPEVKLHVASVDEFQVLQNEMVILMEDLPVVKSSESCEEAFLVTVSSVEEKVIAETVTTVSAEILEPSAVDQVLPPCEDVKQVSIVETAAVIVETAIEVATGCMSSTPDDSETVLTTDVQEAESCRKERLEDQLAECKIKETVTQKLECLETRTEVEVSQTQTFEQQSAQAAQVLSQDPLVLTQLQGQESTKEEEKLLRLQKDTAIEGTSEVVDQRFQTSGNQDFEGKESVLMQSAEMVLETTVRGGQESIETETLASMHTELGRESSDDTSGNISISSEVTRAECCQSLEQPEATRPSIELTKQTQLVTIQQIGEEQSSLHGAQGGMISLTGELANENEVEAVQLNREAMDQSQSVGTDEKQSHEVETEPSVELAKGAAERTPS, from the coding sequence ATGCAGGAGGTTACACTTGTACAGGGGATTGCCTCAGCTGCAGTCGAACAGGAGCTTAAACCGGTTGCAGCACCAGAGGGTGACCGCCAGCCTCTGCCCCTTGCAGAGTGTCAAGGGGTCGACGAGAGCATGACAGCCACAACTGTAAGCAAGGATGGAGCCTTATTGGTGGAGGAGGTGAGCCCTGAAAAAGTGGAAATTGTACGAGAGCAGACTTTGGAAGCTGAAGAGACGGAGGTGGTTAGGGAGCAGTCTGTCAAAATTGTTGAGGAGGGAGATCAGGAAGAACTTCGGGCAATGGTATCAGTCACTGAGAAGGTGGGAGCAGAGCAGATTGCTGAATGCAGGAAGACTGAGGTAGTTCCAGCACATGCAGCCAGCAAGGATGAAGCAGTGATGGAGCGAGTGGGCGCCACGATTTCAGAAGTTGCTCAGCAGGTGGGGGTCGAAAGGGTTGAAGCTGCTGCTGTGGAGGACACCGAAGACGTTTCAGAGGTGGGAGCGGAAAAGGCGTTGGCTGAACGCACGGAGGATGCAGGTGTCCCGGAGATCCCAGTGGAACAGAGTGTAGAAACCCGAGTGAAAGTGGAACAGAGTGTGACCGAGGCTGTGTCCATTGAAGAGACTGGGCAGATTTCTCCGCCGGCAGGAGTGAGCCAGGTAGAGACTAGTGAGGAGCACGTTGAGGTTACTCCAGCAGTGAGTGTGACTGAAGTTCTGCCTGGTGAAGGTGCAGTCAAAACCATTGCCGTGGAACTGACAAAGGTTGAGAGTTGTGTTGAGCCCAGTAGAATCACTTCAGCAGTGGGAGTGACTGAGGTGGTGTGTGGTGAGGAGATAACTCAGATCACTCCAGTGGGAATAACAGAGGTGGTATTGGGTGAGGAACCCATTGAAATCATTCCAGTTGTGGGAGTAGCTGAGGCTGTTTGTAGCGAAGAGACCACTGAGATCACACCAGTGGGAGTAATAGAGGCTGTATTGGGTGAAGAACCTATTGAAATCTCTCCAAAAGTGGATGTGACTGAGGTGATGTGCAGAGGAATTGGTGAAATCTCTCCGGGAGAAGCAACAGAGATGGTGCGTAGTGAAGAGACCACTGAACTCGCTCCAGTAGGAGTAACAGAGGCTGTATTGCGTCAAGAGCCCACTGAAATCACTCCAGCAGCAGGAGTAACTGGGGCAATCTGTAGTGAAGAGACCACTGAACTCACTCCAGTAAGAGTAGCAGAGGCTCTTTTGGGTAAAGACCCCATTGAAATCATTCCAGCAGCGGGAGTTACTGAGACACTTGTGGGTGAAGAGACCATTGAACTCACTCCAGTAGGAGTAACAGAGGCTCTTTTGGGGGAAGAGCCCATTGAAATTCCAGTGGGAGTAACTGAGGTAGTTTGTAGTGAAGAAACCACTGAGATCACACCAGTGGGAGTAACAGAGGCTGTATTAGGTGAAGAACCCATTGAAATCACTCCGGCAGTGGAAGTGACTGAGGTGACGTGCAGAGGAATCGAAATTGCTCCAGAAGGAGCAACGGCTGCAGTGTGTGGTGAAAAGACCACAGAGATCACTCCGGTAGAAGTAATGGAGATCATATCTGGCGAGCAACCTGCTGGGCGCTCTCCTCTGGGTGTAACTGAGGTGGTACCTGGTAAGGAGCCTATTGACGTTGCTCCACCAGTGGGAGTGACAGAGGTGGTGTGCGGCAAAGAGACCACTGAAATCACTCCTGCAGTTGTACTGGAGTCTTTACCCAGTGAAGAGCCTATGAGAATCACTCCAACAGTGGGAATGACGGAGGCAGTGTGTGGTGAAGAGACCACAGAACTGGCTCCATTGGGAGTAACTAAGGTCATACCCAGTGAGGAGGCTTTCGGAATCACTCACGTGACGGTAACTAAGGTTTTATCTGAAGAGACAGTCAAAGTCTCTTCTGTTGATCTGTCTGAAGCTTTACCTGGTGAAGAGCAGATTGCAGTCACTCCAGTGGGAGTGACTGAGGTGTGTGGTGAAGATTCTATTGAAGTTGCTGCAGTGGTGCACAGTGAAGTGGCTGACGCTGCTTCGGCGGAGGCAGGAGTGGAGGAGAGCAAGTCTGAACGAGAAGGTGAAGCTCCACGGCAAGGAGCAAATGAAGAGGATGTACAAAAGGTGATGGACTCCGAAGCAGCACAGGAGCAGCTCACTCCTGTTGAGATCATCCAACAGGATATGGGAGCTGAGATTGTGGAGACTGCAATGGATGAAGCAGTGTGTGAAGAGCTTGTTGAAAGCCCTAAAGGGCAGAGAACACAGGAAGCACTTGCTGATTCATTGGGCTTGGTGACACAAATTCTACAGTCCACCACCACTGAAGGGCCAAGCAAAGAAACAAACGAAACCACTACAACTAAAGTTGCAGGCACTGAGGTGAAAAGTGAAACTGTTTGTGATGAGCTCGAGGGCATGAAATCAGTGCAGCCTGCAGCTGAAGAAACAGATACCACATTGGCCACAGTGTCTAGAGATCAGGGAGAAATTTCTCCAGGGGAGCATCCTGAAAAATCACTCACGGAAGCTGCCGAAACACAAGCTGGCGAGGCGTCAGCAGCCAAACAAGTTGAAACCGGAGCGACTTGTGTTACTAGTGAGCTACTGAGCGCAACCAGTGAAGGTACGACTCTTGAGCAGGCTCTGGATGTGGTTGAGCCAGCAGAGGAAGTGGAGTGCAAGCTGGCCTCCGAGGAAAGGGACAAGCCAGCACCAGATGAGTCCATTGAAAAGATCTCACTTAAAGCCGGTGAGCTTGGCCGGGGTGACCAGCCGGCCGTGACAAGTCAAGTTCAAAGTGTGAGTGTTCCTAAACCGTGTCAACACATAGAGGGGGCAGCTGAGTTGCAAAGTGATGTGGAGTTAAAGAGTTCCTCATCTGATTCACTCGTCAAAGAGCAACCCCTTTCGTTGTCTGACCCACAAACTCCAGTTGgcttttccaaagaaaaatgtgaagtagATGCTGAAACAATATGTCCAACTTTGGAGAGTGCCCCTGAAGTAAAATTGCATGTTGCTTCTGTTGATGAATTTCAAGTTCTACAGAATGAGATGGTGATCCTGATGGAGGATCTTCCTGTAGTTAAGAGTTCAGAGTCTTGTGAAGAGGCTTTCCTAGTGACTGTATCTTCTGTGGAGGAGAAGGTAATTGCAGAGACTGTAACAACTGTATCGGCTGAGATTCTAGAGCCGAGTGCTGTGGATCAGGTTCTGCCACCCTGTGAGGATGTTAAGCAAGTTTCAATAGTAGAGACTGCAGCTGTCATAGTAGAGACTGCAATAGAAGTGGCTACAGGCTGCATGTCTAGTACTCCTGATGATTCTGAAACGGTCTTGACAACTGATGTACAAGAAGCAGAGAGCTGCAGAAAGGAGCGACTTGAAGATCAGCTGGCCGAATGCAAAATCAAAGAAACCGTTACCCAGAAACTGGAGTGTTTGGAAACTCGGACCGAGGTAGAAGTGAGTCAAACTCAGACATTTGAACAGCAAAGTGCACAAGCTGCTCAGGTTCTCAGTCAGGATCCTCTGGTACTAACTCAGCTGCAGGGACAAGAGAGTACTAAGGAAGAGGAAAAATTACTGAGGTTACAAAAGGATACAGCAATTGAAGGAACAAGTGAAGTGGTTGATCAAAGATTTCAAACTTCAGGAAATCAGGACTTTGAAGGAAAAGAGAGTGTGTTGATGCAGTCAGCTGAGATGGTGTTGGAGACGACTGTAAGAGGTGGTCAGGAGTCAATTGAGACTGAAACTCTTGCATCAATGCACACTGAGCTAGGAAGGGAATCATCTGACGATACTTCGGGCAATATTTCAATCTCTTCAGAAGTGACCAGAGCTGAATGTTGCCAATCATTGGAGCAGCCTGAAGCAACACGTCCATCTATAGAACTGACCAAGCAAACCCAACTTGTAACAATCCAGCAAATAGGTGAAGAACAGAGTTCTCTACATGGTGCACAAGGTGGAATGATCTCATTGACTGGAGAATTAGCAAATGAAAATGAGGTGGAAGCAGTTCAGTTAAATCGTGAAGCAATGGATCAAAGTCAGTCAGTCGGGACAGATGAAAAGCAAAGCCATGAAGTAGAGACTGAGCCATCTGTCGAATTGGCAAAAGGTGCCGCTGAGAGGACCCCATCCTGA
- the zbtb2b gene encoding zinc finger and BTB domain-containing protein 2b — protein MELANHGLILLQQLNAQREFGFLCDCTVAIGDVYFKAHKAVLASFSNYFKMLFIHQTSDCVRLKPTDIQPDIFSYLLHLMYTGKMAPQIIDPVRLEQGIKFLHAYPLVQEASLASHGAIPRPDQVFAWTSSLYGIQIADNQTTPPNRLSATGEKSGREPRSHTHPSRIEQERGAEAGQQHSQGAQILQPSQHIGQSSGTPLGLVSPAGPPTAEERCENIPLLDGQPGIHAVAHVKPSIMKRNSGFPKFYVCHLCGRRFTLRSSLREHLQLHTGMSLPVTSQAGMNALGQLVESGKPTKEAEEMPEAEVISDGELQQKNDSPMADSQLQAETPPPSDIADIDNLELGDQDREVKRRKYECSICGRKFIQKSHWREHMYIHTGKPYKCSTCDKTFCRANQAARHVCLNQNSDTFMMVDKQAMLTEGSSEETSQSLMDPVYLATNQSNQSYKCNLCDKSFSTASEAVRHSCQNQNSDTFVLMEGQPAVQGEGSSEACEVTETNQSLSETVHNVEDGQAVLVE, from the exons ATGGAACTAGCGAACCATGGTTTAATTCTTTTACAACAACTCAATGCCCAGCGAGAGTTTGGCTTCCTTTGTGACTGCACGGTGGCTATAGGTGATGTCTATTTCAAAGCACATAAAGCAGTCCTTGCCTCTTTCTCCAATTACTTCAAAATGCTTTTTATTCATCAAACCAG TGATTGTGTCCGACTGAAACCAACGGATATACAGCCAGATATTTTTAGCTACCTCCTGCATTTAATGTACACAGGGAAGATGGCTCCCCAGATTATTGATCCTGTCCGTCTTGAGCAGGGAATTAAATTCCTGCATGCATATCCACTTGTTCAAGAAGCCAGCTTAGCCAGCCATGGAGCAATTCCTCGCCCTGATCAAGTTTTTGCGTGGACGTCGTCACTGTATGGCATTCAGATTGCTGATAATCAAACCACACCCCCAAATAGGTTATCAGCAACTGGAGAAAAGTCTGGGCGAGAGCCCAGATCGCATACTCATCCTTCTCGGATAGAACAAGAACGAGGTGCAGAAGCTGGGCAGCAGCATTCCCAGGGTGCACAGATTCTCCAGCCTTCTCAGCACATTGGCCAGTCGTCTGGAACACCTTTAGGGTTGGTTTCTCCAGCTGGTCCTCCAACAGCTGAAGAACGATGCGAGAATATTCCTCTATTAGATGGACAGCCTGGAATACATGCAGTAGCTCACGTTAAGCCTAGTATTATGAAAAGGAATAGTGGTTTTCCAAAGTTTTATGTTTGTCATCTTTGTGGCAGAAGGTTTACTTTACGAAGCAGCCTGCGTGAACACCTCCAGCTCCATACAGGAATGTCACTTCCTGTTACCAGCCAAGCAGGAATGAATGCGCTGGGgcaattggtagaatctgggaaaccTACAAAAGAAGCTGAGGAAATGCCTGAAGCAGAAGTAATTAGCGATGGTGAGCTACAACAGAAGAACGATTCACCAATGGCAGATAGCCAACTACAAGCAGAAACACCACCCCCATCAGACATTGCAGACATTGACAACTTAGAGTTAGGGGATCAAGATAGGGAAGTAAAAAGGCGAAAGTATGAGTGCTCCATCTGTGGGCGTAAATTCATCCAGAAGAGTCACTGGAGAGAGCATATGTATATTCACACAGGCAAACCATACAAATGTAGTACCTGTGATAAAACATTCTGTAGGGCCAACCAGGCTGCCAGGCATGTGTGCCTTAACCAGAACTCTGATACCTTTATGATGGTAGATAAGCAAGCAATGCTCACAGAAGGCTCCTCGGAAGAAACTAGCCAGTCATTAATGGATCCAGTGTACCTAGCAACAAACCAGTCAAATCAATCATACAAGTGCAATCTTTGTGACAAAAGCTTCTCAACTGCTAGTGAAGCTGTTAGGCATTCGTGCCAAAACCAGAACTCTGATACGTTTGTTTTGATGGAAGGCCAACCAGCAGTGCAAGGGGAGGGCTCTTCAGAGGCTTGTGAAGTGACAGAAACAAATCAGTCACTGTCAGAGACGGTGCATAATGTGGAGGATGGTCAGGCCGTTTTAGTGGAATGA